The following proteins are co-located in the Lagenorhynchus albirostris chromosome 2, mLagAlb1.1, whole genome shotgun sequence genome:
- the LZIC gene encoding protein LZIC, which yields MASRGKTETSKLKQNLEEQLDRLMQQLQDLEECREELDTDEYEETKKETLEQLSEFNDSLKKIMSGNMTLVDELSGMQLAIQAAISQAFKTPEVIRLFAKKQPGQLRTRLAEMDRDLMVGKLERDLYTQQKVEILTALRKLGEKLTADDEAFLSANAGAILSQFEKVSTDLGSGDKVLALASFEVEKTKK from the exons ATGGCTTCCAGAGGAAAGACAGAGACAAGCAAATTAAAGCAGAACTTAGAAGAACAGTTGGATAGACTAATGCAGCAATTACAGGACCTGGAGGAATGCAG AGAGGAACTTGATACAGATGAATATgaagaaaccaaaaaagaaactCTGGAACAACTAAGTGAATTTAATGATTCACTAAAGAAAATTATGTCTGGAAATATGACTTTGGTTGATGAACTAAGTGGAATGCAACTG GCTATCCAGGCAGCTATCAGCCAGGCCTTTAAAACCCCAGAGGTCATCAGATTGTTTGCAAAGAAACAACCAGGTCAGCTTCGGACAAGGTTAGCAGAG ATGGATAGAGATCTCATGGTAGGAAAGCTGGAAAGAGACCTGTATACTCAGCAGAAAGTGGAGATACTAACAGCTCTCAGGAAACTTGGAGAGAAG CTGACTGCAGATGACGAGGCCTTCTTGTCAGCAAACGCAGGTGCTATACTCAGCCAGTTTGAGAAAGTCTCTACAGACCTTG GCTCTGGCGACAAAGTTCTTGCTTTGGCAAGTTTTGaggttgaaaaaacaaaaaaatga